From the Paraflavitalea soli genome, the window GCGCTGAAACTAATGCGTTTGAAGCTGATCGAATTTTTACCCTTATTGATCCTGTCCTTACTAAACCTGTAAACCAGAAAACTTTGAAAGAACATGTACACGATATAAATGATGACCTGCTGGTAAAATACCTGCTGCAGGAAACCACGCCGGGCGAAAGCCGGCAGGTGGAAGCCTGGATAGCAGCAGGGGCAGCCAACCAGCAGTACTTTGAGCACTTTAAGCTGATATGGGATAAAAGCAGGGTGCTGGCTGCTCAAAGTACGGTAGATGAAGAAGGGGCGTGGCACCGTTTTCAACAGCGGGTAAACAATGGGCGAGCTATGGGATCGCAGGGTGTGGTACGTTCTTTCAACCGCCGGCTGTATCCCTGGCGGGTAGCTGCCGCGGTTATCATCACCGGCGCGCTGATAGCCATGATCTATTTCTTTTCAGGCCGTGGAGGTACCGATACGCCGGTTACCCTGGCAACGGTAAATGCCAGTCAGGTGGATACCTTGCCCGATGGCTCCGTGATCACGCTCAACAGGCATTCATCGCTTAGTTATGCCGGCGCCTACAATGAGAAAAACAGAACGGTTGAACTGAAAGGGGAGGCATTCTTTAGTGTGGCGCCCAATAAAAAGAAACCATTCATCATACATGTTAATGGTATTACCGTTACCGTAACAGGCACCTCTTTCAATATCAAGACCACCGGTACCAAAACCGAAGTGATCGTTGAGACAGGTACCGTACAGGTAAGCAACAGTAAGCAGACCGTTGCCCTCACGCCCAAAGAAAAGATCACTGTAAGCCATCCGGACTCCACGCTTGCCAAAGAAGAGGTAACGGACCAGCTTTACAAGTATTATCGTGATAAGACCTTTGTATGTGATCACACCCCCTTGTGGAAATTGGTGCAGGTACTCAATGAAGCCTATGATGTGAATATTGTCATTGAATCCAAAGAGAAGAAACAGCTTCAATGGACCACCACTTTGCATAATGAACCTCTTGATCATATTCTTGATCTTATTTCCAAAACATTTGATATGACCGTTACTCCTAAAGATTCTCTGATCATATTGAAATAATTCTACTCAGAAAGTTAGTTATGAAGCAGTCAGCAGGATTGGTAAGAGCAGTCTTACTTTCAACTCTTTTATTATTTTCTTTAGCGGCATCGGCGCAGAGTGTATTGGGCAGAACCGTTTCCATTGATGTATCACTCCAGCAACTGGACCAGGTATTGGAGATATTAAGCAACAAGGGTAATTTCTATTTCTCTTACAATAGCAATATCATCAAAAGAGACAGCCTTGTTACCTTGAAAGTATACAATAAGACCGTGAAGCAGGTGCTGGACCTCTTGTTTGCCGAAGGTTATGAGTATCGGGAGAGTGGTAATTATATTATCCTGCGTAAAGCACCCATTAAGCTATCGGTGGTCACCACCCATACGGCAAGTGATGAAAAGATATATTTTGTAAGTGGTTATATTCTCGATGATCAAACGGGGGAGACCATCAGCAATGCCAGTATCTATGAAAAGAACCAGCTGGCCTCTGCTATCTCCAACAAAGAGGGCTACTTTAAACTTAAACTGAAGAGCCGGTACGATAAGGCGGCCCTGACGGTGAGTAAGGACCTGTATGAAGACACGACCATTATAATTCAACCCAAATACAACCAGCAGCTTTCCATCGCTATCATGCCCGTGGAGATATCTGATAAGACCATCACCATTACACCCTACACATTTGATGCACCCGACTCTATAGTGATCGCAGTACGCAAAGCCGATAGTACCCATTGGCTGTATACTTACCGGAAGACCGATTCGGCCATGGTAGAAAAAACAAAAGCAGGACAATGGTTCTTGTCTGCCTGGCAGAAGGCGCAGACGATCAACCTGAAGAAGTTTTTTGTGATGCGGCCCTACCAGCTTTCCCTGTTGCCGGGATTAAGCACCAATGGTCCGCTTAACAGCCAGGTCATTAACCATATTTCATTAAATATATGGGGCGGCTATTCGGGCGGCGTGAAAGGAGTAGAACTGGCAGGCTGGTTCAATATCGACAAAAAGGATGTAAAGTGGGTGCAGGCCGCAGGATGGTTTAATGTGGTGGGTGGCCAGGTGGATGGTGTACAACTGGCAGGTATACATAATACAGTGATGGATAGTGTAACCGGTGTGCAGGCAGCCGGTATTTCCAATTTTGTGAAGCGACAGTTTGTGGGGGCCCAGCTAAGTGGCATATATAACCATGTGGGCGGGAGTATGAATGGCCTGCAGGCTGCAGGCATTGGCAACTATGCAAATAACAATACTACCGGTGCACAGCTCGCCGGTATTTTGAATGTAAACCGTCGCCGGATGAATGGCGCCCAGATTGCGGGGATATTGAACGTGAATTTCCAGGAAGTAAAGGGGGCACAGATTGCCGGGGTGATCAACTATACCAAAAAACTATCAGGGGTGCAGATCGGCCTTATCAATATTGCGGATACTTCTGATGGGTATAGTATTGGCCTGATCAATATCATATTCAAGGGATACCACAAGTTGTCGCTGTATGGCAATGAAGTGTTTCCATTAAATGCCGCCTTTAAAACAGGTAACTCAAAGTTGTACAGTATTTTACTGGCAGGAGTCGAACCTACCAAAGATGATAAAGCCTATACTTTTGGTTATGGCCTGGGGCGTGAATTTTACCTGAATAAACGTTGGGGCGCGAATGCCGAAATATCAACACAGCAGGTTTACCTGGGCAGTTGGGACAATATCAATGTGCTCAACCGGCTGGAAATGCACTTGCACTTTAAGCTCAATAAATACTTCTCCCTCTTTATGGGGCCGTCCGTATCCTTGTACTATTCTGATCAAAAGGAAAAGATCGAAGGGTTCAAGCAGAACATCCGATCTTTATCTTCCGGTGAGCATGTAAAGATCTGGTCAGGCTTTACGGCTGGTATCAATATATTCTAAGCTTGCATCCTACATCCGCATCAGGTTGGGATACAACCGGAGGTACAATTGTCCCCCAATAGGATTCTTTCCATAAAGCCCATCGAGTTTGGTATCGGCGCGGTAAAAGCTAAGATGTCCCCCAAGCGCCATGCGTACCGGGCCTGCTTTTAACACGGTATAGTTCAAGCCGGCAGTTAGTGCATGTACGGGGAAGATGACATCATGGCCATATACCGATTCATCAAGGTTCAGTTCTTCTGTAGATTTCTGCACATATTCATAGCGGCTATAGATAGCCAGTTTCTTTAGTTGTAATGCTCCTTCCAGCAATACCGCATGTTCGCCATCATGACCGGCTGTTTTATTCAATCCCCACAGCGCAGTTACATTGAGGGAGCGATCATCTTTCATAGGGAGACTGTACACAGCAGAGGCCGTGGTCCGGTTCACATTCTCATCATCGTGTAATGCTTCCGGACTCTTGATGTAGCCATGCGATACCTGGAAAGCCCAGTTGGCGGTAGGATTGTAAGACACCCGTCCACTCCAGGAATCAAAACGGGCTTTGTCAAAATTATACCTATCCTCATCCGGCTCACGACCGGTAAATGAAGAAGCTTCTAATTTGAACTTATCCAATCGCACGCCCAGGGTGGCTACGCCAAAAGTAATATGGGTGCCATCATTCCAGTGGTGGCTAAGCGGGGCATCCGGATTGGGGAGTGCCGATGGCCGGTGCATGAAAGCCACAGAGCCGAGGGCAGGTTCACCCGGATAACCTATATAGGCAAATATGTCTACCTTTTTGGAGATGGCATGTGTATAGCCAATGGATAGTTCTGAAAACAGATCATGTGGATGTTGTCTGTCTACCAGGGGTTGCCCCTTCCAGGATTCTCCCGATTGAAACAACAAGGGATAACCGGAGCCGCCTGCAATGGCAGCATCCAGGGAAAACATAGCGCTAAAACGAAACAGACCTCTTTGGCCCACTTTACGTTGGCCCATCGCCATCAGCCAGTTGGGGGCGTCCCATTTTTCGCCGCCTCTTACGCCTTTGTCGCCAAGGTCCTGTTTATTATAGCGAAGGAATACACTACCGTGGATCATGTACATCCATTTCTTTGAATGCAGCATCACCCCATACATAGGCGATGCATCCGGCAACCAGCCTGTGCCCGAACCGTTGCGGTTCATGGGCAGGTTTAATGAAAAAGCATGGCTCATGGGCACACCCATGTTCATGGTGCTGTCATGGCCTTTGTGCATACCGGGCATGTCATGTCCGGTATGACTGGCTTTGGCCGCCGGCTTTACCGTATCGGTCTGATGGTGTTCATGTTGTGCATAGGTAGCTGTAACCGAGAATGTCGTGATCAGCAAGGCTGGTAATAATTTATGCATTGTTTTCACTTTTAAAAGCACCACTTGGCAGTAGCTGTGGTGGCAGGTGATTTATTAGCACAAAACTATTGCCAGGGACACGGATGGCTGTTACATGATTTCGCTGATTAGTTATATAATTCCGGGTAGTTTGTTAACGACTGGGCTGGTCTTTTAACTTTTTGAATTCGGAAGGCGTAATGCCTGTCACCTTTTTGAACTGCGCTGATAAATGGGCTACACTGCTATAGCCAAGCCGGAAAGCAATTTCCTGCAGGGTAAGGTTCTCATAGATCAGCAGTTCTTTCACCCGCTCTGTTTTTTGAAGGATCACATATTTCTCAATGGTAATGCCTTCTACTTCCGAAAACAACTTGCTTAGTTGGGCGTAGTCTTTGTGCAGGGCATTGGACAATAATGCTGAAAACTTATGATTGTCATCCAGGTCGCCCGACTGCATAAGCCGGCTGATGGTAGTCCGTATTTGCTCAATGAGTTTTTGCTTTTGGTTGTCCAGGACCTCAAAGCCCAGGGAGGCCAGTTGGGTCTTAATGGCTTCCTGTTGCTGACCGGTGGGCGCTGTATCCAATTCCACCTCTCCGAGCTTTACATTTTTAGGATGCAGGCCCTCAGCCTCCAATACCTGTTTTACCACAAGGATACAACGATTGCAAACCATGTTCTTAATGAATAACTGCATAAGTGCAAAATAATGATATTGTTATAACAAGCGATTAACAAGCAGCCTAGCGACTTTTGCCCATCTGTCGAAAAGCCCTTACCGCCTATCTTAGTAATTGGGTAATCCGTCTAATTTTATAAACATTTTAATCCTGGCATTGTTTGAATTTCATAATTTCGAATTATGGGCAAGGCAGAATCAATCAGCGATTTTTATAAAAGGATCGGCAGTCCTGCAGGCGCAACGGGCCGTGTTATTTATGATAAGCAGAACCAGCGCCAGGACCTGGGCCACCTCAATGTTTACAAACGCAGTGATTTCTATTGCAAAACTTATTCTCCTTATAACCGCCGCGACTTTTACAAGATATCCCTGATCATAGGAGAGGGTATGTTGTATTATGCCGATAAAGGTATCAGGATCGATAAGCCAGCCTTGTTGTTTTCCAATCCTACCATTCCCTATGCCTGGGAAGCAGCCTCTGCACAACAGGAAGGTTATTTCGTACTCTTTGATCACCAGTTTGCCGACCGCACACACCGCAATGAAGGTATCATGGAATCGCCCCTGTTTAAAATAGGCGGCGATCCGATCTATTTTGTAACACCTCAACAGGTTGATTTTCTCTGCGATATATTCGCTAAAATGCAGGTGGAGCTTGCGTCTGAGTACATTCACAAATATGAGGTATTGCGCAATTACGTGAACCTGATCATCCATGAAGCCCTGAAGTCAAAACCTGCTGATAGTTATTTTCAACATACCAATGCTTCTTCAAGAATAGTTGCGTTGTTTATCGAATTACTGGAAAGGCAATTTCCTATTGACTCACCGGACCATGTGCTTAAATTGAAAACGGCCGGCGATTATGCCCTCAACTTATCAGTGCACGCCAACCACCTCAACCGGGTAGTGAAAGAGATCACTGGTAAAACAACCACCGAGCATATCGCCGACCGCATTGTGAAAGAAGCAAAAGCCCTGCTGGTGCATACCAACTGGAACGTATCTGAAATTGCTTATAGTCTTGGTTTTGAGTATCCTGCCTATTTTAACAACTTCTTTAAGAAACAAACATTGCAGACGCCCAGGTCATTCCGTGGTGTGGTTGTTTGATTTTTATAATTATTTGTTTGAAATGTATAATGGCTTTTCCTTTGGGGCTAGGTACCTTTGCTTTCTTATAAAAGTTATTCTTCTCTAACAACTAAGCTTGCCTCGTGGTTACGGTTATCACAATCTGATTG encodes:
- a CDS encoding helix-turn-helix domain-containing protein, coding for MQLFIKNMVCNRCILVVKQVLEAEGLHPKNVKLGEVELDTAPTGQQQEAIKTQLASLGFEVLDNQKQKLIEQIRTTISRLMQSGDLDDNHKFSALLSNALHKDYAQLSKLFSEVEGITIEKYVILQKTERVKELLIYENLTLQEIAFRLGYSSVAHLSAQFKKVTGITPSEFKKLKDQPSR
- a CDS encoding STN and carboxypeptidase regulatory-like domain-containing protein, whose protein sequence is MKQSAGLVRAVLLSTLLLFSLAASAQSVLGRTVSIDVSLQQLDQVLEILSNKGNFYFSYNSNIIKRDSLVTLKVYNKTVKQVLDLLFAEGYEYRESGNYIILRKAPIKLSVVTTHTASDEKIYFVSGYILDDQTGETISNASIYEKNQLASAISNKEGYFKLKLKSRYDKAALTVSKDLYEDTTIIIQPKYNQQLSIAIMPVEISDKTITITPYTFDAPDSIVIAVRKADSTHWLYTYRKTDSAMVEKTKAGQWFLSAWQKAQTINLKKFFVMRPYQLSLLPGLSTNGPLNSQVINHISLNIWGGYSGGVKGVELAGWFNIDKKDVKWVQAAGWFNVVGGQVDGVQLAGIHNTVMDSVTGVQAAGISNFVKRQFVGAQLSGIYNHVGGSMNGLQAAGIGNYANNNTTGAQLAGILNVNRRRMNGAQIAGILNVNFQEVKGAQIAGVINYTKKLSGVQIGLINIADTSDGYSIGLINIIFKGYHKLSLYGNEVFPLNAAFKTGNSKLYSILLAGVEPTKDDKAYTFGYGLGREFYLNKRWGANAEISTQQVYLGSWDNINVLNRLEMHLHFKLNKYFSLFMGPSVSLYYSDQKEKIEGFKQNIRSLSSGEHVKIWSGFTAGINIF
- a CDS encoding helix-turn-helix domain-containing protein — its product is MGKAESISDFYKRIGSPAGATGRVIYDKQNQRQDLGHLNVYKRSDFYCKTYSPYNRRDFYKISLIIGEGMLYYADKGIRIDKPALLFSNPTIPYAWEAASAQQEGYFVLFDHQFADRTHRNEGIMESPLFKIGGDPIYFVTPQQVDFLCDIFAKMQVELASEYIHKYEVLRNYVNLIIHEALKSKPADSYFQHTNASSRIVALFIELLERQFPIDSPDHVLKLKTAGDYALNLSVHANHLNRVVKEITGKTTTEHIADRIVKEAKALLVHTNWNVSEIAYSLGFEYPAYFNNFFKKQTLQTPRSFRGVVV
- a CDS encoding FecR domain-containing protein, which gives rise to MKEHVHDINDDLLVKYLLQETTPGESRQVEAWIAAGAANQQYFEHFKLIWDKSRVLAAQSTVDEEGAWHRFQQRVNNGRAMGSQGVVRSFNRRLYPWRVAAAVIITGALIAMIYFFSGRGGTDTPVTLATVNASQVDTLPDGSVITLNRHSSLSYAGAYNEKNRTVELKGEAFFSVAPNKKKPFIIHVNGITVTVTGTSFNIKTTGTKTEVIVETGTVQVSNSKQTVALTPKEKITVSHPDSTLAKEEVTDQLYKYYRDKTFVCDHTPLWKLVQVLNEAYDVNIVIESKEKKQLQWTTTLHNEPLDHILDLISKTFDMTVTPKDSLIILK